In Helianthus annuus cultivar XRQ/B chromosome 3, HanXRQr2.0-SUNRISE, whole genome shotgun sequence, a single window of DNA contains:
- the LOC110928261 gene encoding subtilisin-like protease, giving the protein MASILVLILTTILTFISANAAELETYIVHLDSSKGQHFIQKQDRQNWYHSFLPRTTSSANEEPPAMVFAYHNVLNGFAAKLTAEHVKAMENMEGFLYARPQRVYMKHTTHTPNFLGLHQNLGFWAGSNYGKGAIIGVLDTGTTPSHPSFNDKGVPPPPAKWKGKCEIAGCNNKLIGIRDFTTGENGTQFDQDGHGTHTSSTAAGNFVNDASVLGNAKGTAVGMAPLAHVAMYKVCTLLDCPESAIIAGLDAAVEDGVDVLSISLGLDPNPFYLDGIAVGAFTAIQKGIFVACSAGNSGPSNSTLANEAPWILTVGASTLDRKIVASVSLGNKDVLDGESIFQPKDFPQTYMPLVYPGSNGDLNMSLCMEGSLDHVDVKGKVVVCDRGINGRIEKGQVVKDAGGAAMILLNQVEEGDSTIADVHVLPASHVGYKEGVAIKTYISSTASPTATLLFQGTVVGVDSAPAVTSFSSRGPSLQSPGILKPDIIGPGVSVLAAWPVSLENNTQTSSTFNIMSGTSMSCPHLAGIAALLKAAHPDWSPATIKSAIMTSADQVSLNGKPIEDERELGANIFAVGSGHVNPSKANNPGLVFDIEPDDYIPYLCGLGYTSQQVGVIVKKTISCSKTIPEGQLNYPSYAMTLASGENKTYSRTVTNVGEADSTYTISEPNVVVPDGIVVVVHNSTLKFTQVNQRLTYDLTFRRSNSVEINVPYGEGAMAWRSGKYLVRTPFVIKFV; this is encoded by the coding sequence ATGGCTTCTATATTGGTCCTCATTCTAACCACCATTTTAACCTTCATTTCAGCCAATGCTGCTGAACTCGAAACCTACATTGTCCATTTAGACTCATCCAAGGGTCAACACTTCATTCAAAAACAAGATCGTCAAAACTGGTACCACTCATTTTTACCACGAACCACCAGCAGTGCAAATGAGGAACCACCTGCCATGGTTTTTGCATATCATAACGTGCTAAACGGGTTTGCAGCGAAACTAACGGCGGAGCATGTGAAGGCGATGGAGAATATGGAGGGGTTCTTATATGCAAGGCCTCAAAGAGTGTACATGAAACACACGACTCATACTCCCAACTTTTTGGGGTTGCACCAGAATTTAGGATTCTGGGCCGGTTCGAACTATGGAAAGGGGGCCATAATCGGGGTTCTAGACACTGGAACGACTCCAAGCCATCCTTCTTTCAATGATAAGGGAGTCCCTCCTCCACCAGCAAAGTGGAAAGGAAAATGTGAAATTGCAGGGTGCAACAATAAACTGATTGGAATACGGGATTTCACAACGGGTGAAAACGGTACACAGTTTGATCAAGATGGGCACGGTACACACACTTCGAGCACGGCGGCTGGGAATTTTGTCAATGATGCAAGTGTATTAGGAAACGCTAAAGGGACAGCGGTTGGGATGGCGCCACTTGCGCATGTGGCCATGTATAAAGTGTGCACCTTGTTGGATTGTCCTGAGAGTGCGATCATAGCTGGATTGGATGCAGCAGTTGAAGATGGTGTAGATGTGCTTTCAATATCGCTAGGCCTAGATCCTAATCCATTCTATTTGGATGGTATCGCAGTAGGAGCTTTTACCGCGATACAAAAAGGTATATTTGTGGCTTGTTCGGCGGGTAATTCCGGCCCTTCTAACTCTACGTTAGCGAATGAAGCTCCATGGATTCTTACAGTAGGGGCCAGTACCCTTGATAGGAAAATAGTTGCATCTGTTTCTCTGGGAAACAAGGATGTCTTAGATGGAGAATCGATATTCCAACCTAAAGATTTCCCACAAACATATATGCCATTGGTGTACCCGGGGTCGAATGGAGATCTAAACATGTCATTGTGCATGGAAGGATCACTAGACCATGTCGACGTGAAAGGGAAGGTAGTAGTGTGTGACAGAGGTATAAATGGGAGAATTGAAAAGGGGCAAGTTGTAAAGGATGCTGGAGGTGCTGCAATGATTCTACTGAACCAAGTGGAAGAGGGTGATAGTACTATCGCGGATGTTCACGTTCTTCCTGCATCACATGTCGGTTACAAAGAAGGAGTCGCAATCAAGACATATATTAGTTCAACTGCTTCGCCTACGGCCACTTTATTATTCCAGGGGACTGTAGTCGGAGTAGACTCAGCTCCTGCTGTTACTTCTTTTTCATCTAGAGGGCCAAGCTTGCAAAGCCCTGGAATCTTAAAACCAGATATTATTGGCCCGGGTGTGAGCGTGCTAGCAGCATGGCCTGTTTCGTTAGAGAACAACACACAAACAAGCTCTACGTTTAATATAATGTCTGGTACTTCAATGTCTTGCCCTCATCTTGCAGGCATAGCAGCATTGTTGAAAGCTGCTCACCCTGATTGGTCACCTGCAACTATCAAATCCGCAATTATGACATCAGCTGATCAAGTTAGCCTAAATGGTAAACCTATTGAGGATGAAAGAGAGCTCGGTGCAAACATATTTGCCGTAGGTTCTGGGCATGTAAATCCATCAAAAGCTAATAATCCAGGGTTAGTTTTTGACATTGAACCAGATGATTACATTCCTTATTTGTGCGGGCTGGGCTACACAAGCCAACAAGTTGGAGTCATTGTAAAGAAAACCATTTCTTGCTCAAAAACCATTCCCGAAGGACAACTGAACTATCCTTCCTATGCGATGACTTTAGCAAGTGGCGAAAATAAAACATACTCAAGGACAGTGACAAACGTCGGTGAGGCTGATTCCACTTACACCATATCTGAGCCAAATGTTGTTGTCCCAGATGGTATAGTTGTCGTAGTTCACAATTCTACTTTGAAATTCACCCAAGTGAACCAAAGGTTAACGTATGACCTAACGTTTAGACGTTCCAATAGTGTGGAGATTAATGTTCCTTATGGTGAAGGAGCGATGGCTTGGCGTTCAGGTAAATATTTGGTTAGAACCCCTTTCGTTATCAAGTTCGTGTAA